Proteins encoded within one genomic window of Brassica rapa cultivar Chiifu-401-42 chromosome A09, CAAS_Brap_v3.01, whole genome shotgun sequence:
- the LOC103838009 gene encoding NADH dehydrogenase [ubiquinone] 1 alpha subcomplex subunit 9, mitochondrial translates to MMQAASRRLVQRPLAGETSIYSSSSLRSLYGVPDYLNGSDNRRYSSSLATKGVGHLARKGTGGRSSVSGIVATVFGATGFLGRYLVQQLAKMGSQVLVPFRGSEDNPRHLKLMGDLGQVVPMKFDPRDEDSIKAVMAKANVVINLIGREYETRNFSFEEVNHHMAEKLALVAKEHGGIMRFIQVSCLGASVTSPSRMQRAKAAAEEAVLSALPEATVMRPATMIGTEDRILNPWAMFVKKYGFLPLIGGGTNRFQPVYVVDVAAAIVAALKDDGSSMGKTYELGGPDVFTPHDLAEIMFDMIREWPRYVKLPFPIAKAMAGPRDFMVNKVPFPLPSPQIFNLDQINALTTDTLVSDKALTFQDLDLVPHKLKGYPVEFLIQYRKGGPNFGSTVSEKIPTDFYN, encoded by the exons ATGATGCAAGCAGCTTCCAGGAGATTAGTCCAACGGCCCCTCGCCGGAGAAACTTCCATCTACTCATCGTCTTCTCTCAGATCTCTCTATGGAGTCCCAGATTACC TGAATGGAAGTGATAATCGTCGATACTCGTCTTCCCTTGCTACAAAGGGCGTGGGGCACCTCGCTCGCAAGGGTACTGGTGGCAGATCTTCCGTCAG TGGGATTGTAGCTACAGTGTTTGGAGCCACTGGGTTTCTTGGTCGTTATCTTGTGCAGCAGCTAG CTAAAATGGGATCACAAGTGCTAGTGCCTTTCCGAGGCTCTGAGGACAATCCTCGACATCTCAAGTTGATGGGAGATTTAGGACAG GTAGTACCAATGAAATTTGACCCGAGAGATGAAGACTCGATTAAGGCTGTCATGGCAAAGGCTAATGTCGTTATCAATCTCATTG GAAGAGAGTACGAGACCAGAAATTTCAGTTTCGAAGAGGTGAATCATCACATGGCCGAGAAACTTGCATTG GTGGCTAAGGAACATGGTGGGataatgagatttattcaggtTTCTTGTCTGGGAGCTTCTGTGACATCTCCTTCAAGAATGCAGAGGGCTAAAGCTGCTGCTGAGGAAGCTGTCTTAAGCGCTCTGCCTGAG GCGACAGTCATGAGACCTGCGACCATGATTGGCACAGAGGACAGAATCTTGAACCCCTGGGCAATGTTCGTTAAAAAATATGGTTTCCTCCCGCTCATAGGTGGTGGTACCAACAG ATTCCAGCCCGTATATGTGGTTGATGTTGCTGCTGCAATCGTTGCAGCTCTCAAGGATGATGGCTCCAGCATGGGGAAAACCTATGAATTAGGTGGTCCAGATGTCTTTACCCCTCATGATTTG GCGGAGATCATGTTTGATATGATTCGTGAATGGCCTCGATATGTGAAGCTTCCATTTCCAATTGCTAAG GCAATGGCGGGTCCTCGGGATTTCATGGTGAACAAGGTCCCGTTCCCGCTACCATCCCCACAGATCTTCAATCTGGATCAAATCAATGCGCTTACAACCGATACACTTGTATCTGACAAGG CCTTGACTTTTCAGGATTTGGACCTTGTCCCTCATAAATTGAAGGGATATCCAGTCGAGTTTCTTATTCAATATCGCAAGGGTGGTCCTAATTTCGGTTCTACTGTCAGTGAAAAGATACCAACAGACTTCTACAATTGA
- the LOC103838008 gene encoding uncharacterized protein LOC103838008 — protein sequence MEGEGDDYPGPESGIDGINLNGRNVGAVMVAPRDVDIASQSGCRVNIYVNSNVQATCGSALFGGKVKLRDPGVHLHIEDVKMPREDGSRQKERRLIKVGLCLVCLFNVSLGLFLLLSSWLRKET from the coding sequence ATGGAAGGCGAAGGAGACGATTATCCAGGGCCTGAATCCGGCATTGACGGAATCAACTTGAACGGGAGAAATGTAGGGGCCGTGATGGTGGCGCCTAGGGATGTAGACATAGCAAGTCAGAGTGGATGCAGGGTCAACATCTACGTGAACAGCAACGTTCAAGCGACTTGTGGTTCGGCTCTGTTTGGTGGCAAGGTCAAGCTAAGAGATCCTGGTGTTCATCTCCATATCGAAGACGTTAAAATGCCCCGCGAAGACGGATCTAGACAGAAAGAGAGGAGGTTGATTAAGGTTGGGTTATGTTTGGTCTGTCTCTTTAACGTCTCTCTAGGACTCTTTCTCTTGCTCTCCTCTTGGCTCCGGAAGGAAACCTAG
- the LOC103838006 gene encoding xyloglucan galactosyltransferase MUR3: protein MVPRVAMRRRAAEVPPTEPTEKGNGKSHTNRICLLVSLSLFFWALLLYFHFVVIGSSTNIENQIHLQPQPQPSSSSTSLRVHKFDPPKEKDPLDKPILATTSTFKPPGTAEKQEFPFVRALKTVDNKSDPCGGKYIYVHDLPSRFNEDMLRDCKKLSLWTNMCKFTTNAGLGPPLENIEGVFSDEGWYATNQFAVDVIFSNRMKQYKCLTNDSSLAAAIFVPFYAGFDVARYLWGYNISTRDAASLDLVDWLTQRPEWEIMRGKDHFLVAGRITWDFRRLSEEENDWGNKLLFLPAAKNMSMLVVESSPWNANDFGIPYPTYFHPAKDSEVFDWQERMRNLDRKWLFSFAGAPRPDNPKSIRGQIIDQCRNSNVGKLLECDFGESKCHSPSSIMQMFQGSLFCLQPQGDSYTRRSAFDSMLAGCIPVFFHPGSAYTQYTWHLPKNYSTYSVFIPEDDIRKRNMSIEERLLRIPPEQVKTMRENVISLIPGLIYADPRSELETLKDAFDVSVQAVIDKVTRLRKNMIEGRTEYDNFVEENSWKYALLEDGQREAGGHVWDPFFSKPKPGEDSGNDGNGGTTISADAAKNSWKSEQRDKTQ from the coding sequence atggtTCCGAGGGTTGCTATGAGACGTCGCGCTGCGGAAGTCCCTCCTACAGAGCCGACTGAGAAGGGAAACGGGAAGAGTCATACAAATAGAATATGTCTGTTAGTGTCCTTATCACTCTTCTTCTGGGCATTGCTCTTGTACTTCCATTTCGTTGTCATAGGGAGCAGCACTAACATCGAGAATCAGATCCATTTGCAACCCCAACCtcaaccatcatcatcatcaacctcTCTTCGCGTACACAAGTTCGATCCTCCCAAAGAGAAAGATCCTTTAGATAAGCCTATACTGGCCACCACTTCCACTTTTAAGCCTCCTGGAACTGCCGAGAAACAGGAGTTTCCGTTCGTAAGGGCCTTGAAGACAGTAGACAACAAAAGCGATCCCTGTGGAGGGAAGTACATCTACGTCCACGATCTCCCCTCCAGGTTCAACGAGGACATGCTTCGAGACTGCAAGAAGCTCAGTCTCTGGACCAACATGTGCAAGTTCACCACCAACGCCGGCCTCGGCCCTCCCTTGGAGAACATCGAGGGCGTCTTCTCCGACGAAGGCTGGTACGCCACCAATCAGTTCGCAGTCGACGTCATCTTCAGCAACCGGATGAAGCAGTACAAATGCCTGACCAACGACTCCTCCCTCGCCGCCGCCATCTTCGTCCCCTTCTACGCTGGCTTCGACGTCGCCAGGTACCTCTGGGGGTACAACATCTCCACCAGGGACGCTGCGTCTCTCGACCTGGTCGACTGGCTCACGCAGCGTCCCGAGTGGGAGATCATGAGAGGGAAAGATCATTTCCTCGTGGCGGGTAGGATCACTTGGGATTTCAGGAGGTTGTCCGAAGAAGAAAACGACTGGGGGAATAAGCTTCTCTTCCTCCCAGCTGCCAAGAACATGTCTATGCTCGTGGTCGAGTCCAGCCCCTGGAACGCGAACGACTTCGGGATCCCTTACCCGACCTACTTCCATCCCGCGAAGGACTCTGAGGTGTTTGACTGGCAAGAGCGGATGAGAAACTTGGACAGGAAGTGGCTGTTCTCGTTCGCTGGAGCCCCGCGGCCCGACAACCCCAAGTCCATCCGAGGGCAGATCATCGACCAGTGCAGAAACTCAAACGTCGGGAAGCTCTTGGAGTGCGACTTCGGGGAGAGCAAATGCCACTCCCCGAGCAGCATTATGCAAATGTTTCAAGGCTCTCTCTTCTGTCTGCAGCCCCAGGGAGACTCCTACACTCGCAGATCGGCTTTCGACTCCATGCTCGCCGGCTGCATACCCGTCTTCTTCCACCCGGGGTCAGCCTACACGCAGTACACGTGGCATCTACCCAAGAACTACTCGACCTACTCGGTGTTCATCCCCGAGGACGATATCCGGAAGAGAAACATGAGCATCGAGGAGCGGCTCCTCCGGATACCTCCAGAGCAGGTCAAGACCATGAGGGAAAACGTCATAAGCCTCATCCCGGGGCTGATCTACGCAGACCCGAGATCAGAGCTGGAGACGCTGAAGGATGCGTTTGATGTGTCGGTGCAGGCTGTAATAGACAAGGTGACTCGGTTGAGGAAGAATATGATCGAGGGTCGAACCGAGTATGACAACTTCGTGGAGGAGAACAGCTGGAAGTATGCGTTGCTGGAGGATGGGCAAAGGGAAGCCGGGGGACACGTGTGGGACCCGTTCTTCTCGAAACCGAAGCCTGGAGAAGATAGCGGAAACGATGGCAATGGAGGGACGACCATTTCGGCAGATGCAGCTAAGAATTCATGGAAGAGTGAACAGAGAGATAAGACGCAATAA